The following are from one region of the Salminus brasiliensis chromosome 14, fSalBra1.hap2, whole genome shotgun sequence genome:
- the l3mbtl1 gene encoding lethal(3)malignant brain tumor-like protein 1, with protein sequence MSAKVDVDVLPKDADASPESNGTFPSKDSLSQRPRPPSTTTTTTTIILPAAAHPLPKVEVPQNAPKDVKGSSSLETTSLAAQVGGTCSIVHVLEWKEGMAILPGSNLKLCVSDSGTLEVISQGKVGTANSLAEGASAKAVVGEHKQAPKPGPDPPTEIPLHGAAGSAAAAEGGRHMKVNAEAQEVSAQRKGNEQVAKRAYPEELRREPVAENPTGIERVQEGQVTSRDPELLKPMKKKRRRDYLSPSEEDSEAEAMEEKAEDSKADGGQGKAGTADVKAESWSWPQYLEEQKAVAAPPKLFQESQRVPECPNNFRQGMKLEGIDPQHPSMYFVLTVAEVCGYRLRLHFDGYSDCHDFWVNANCPDVHPPGWCESTGHKLYTPKGYKEEEFSWASYLKLTKAQAAPKELFTSPTKTEKDCGFEVGMKLEAVDRMNPSLICVATVTDVVGSRFLVHFDNWDDTYDYWCDARSPYIHPVGWCQERGLPLTPPQDYPEPGKFSWERYLEETGSTAVPAEAFKVRPPHGFQVNMKMEAVDKRSPGLIRVASVQEVDTHRIKIHFDGWSHVYDEWTDSDHPDIHPAGWCETTGHPLKPPPCTSSTQQPGPKETTATGQPSYTSAPCKTVPHSRNTSKYSFHHRKCPTPGCDGSGHVTGRFTAHHCISGCPLAERNQGRVKTDLSDTEGSKRNLLVFGQRAKKSRYHGRIGRPPKYRKNQQRTYQNMSTESMYPSLFMSALTASSDRTLSLCWEQHCKLLPGVAGIHASQVATWTVEEVFGFVQNLIGCEEQAQLFKDEMIDGEAFLLLTQTDIVKIMSIKLGPALKIYNAILMFKSTDEGL encoded by the exons ATGAGTGCCAAAGTAGACGTGGATGTCCTGCCAAAAGACGCAGATGCTTCTCCCGAAAGCAATGGCACATTTCCCTCCAAGGACAGTTTATCTCAGCGGCCAAGACCCCCgagtaccaccaccaccaccaccaccatcattttaCCAG CTGCCGCTCATCCACTGCCGAAGGTGGAGGTGCCCCAAAATGCTCCAAAGGATGTGAAGGGATCCAGCAGCCTGGAGACCACCTCACTGGCGGCTCAAGTGGGCGGCACCTGTAGTATTGTCCACGTTCTGGAGTGGAAAGAAGGCATGGCCATCCTTCCAGGCAGCAATTTAaag CTCTGTGTGAGTGACAGCGGGACGCTCGAGGTGATCAGCCAGGGAAAAGTGGGCACGGCTAACTCGCTGGCGGAGGGAGCTTCAGCCAAGGCGGTCGTCGGAGAGCACAAACAGGCCCCGAAACCCGGTCCAGATCCACCAACAG AGATCCCGTTACATGGTGCTGCTGgttcagctgctgctgcagagggCGGGCGGCACATGAAGGTGAACGCAGAAGCCCAGGAAGTTTCAGCCCAGCGAAAGGGAAATGAGCAGGTGGCCAAGAGGGCCTATCCCGAGGAACTGCGCCGGGAACCAGTCGCAGAGAA CCCGACAGGTATTGAGAGGGTCCAGGAGGGACAGGTGACTTCTCGTGACCCTGAGCTGCTGAAGCcgatgaagaagaagaggaggagggattATTTAAGCCCTTCCGAGGAAGACTCAGAGGCTGAGGCGATG GAGGAGAAAGCTGAAGACTCCAAGGCAGATGGAGGGCAGGGGAAAGCAG GCACAGCAGATGTTAAAGCTGAGTCGTGGTCGTGGCCGCAGTATCTAGAAGAACAGAAGGCAGTAGCAGCTCCACCCAAACTCTTCCAGGAG TCCCAGAGAGTTCCAGAATGTCCAAACAACTTTCGTCAAGGCATGAAGTTGGAGGGCATCGACCCCCAGCACCCCTCCATGTACTTCGTTCTAACAGTGGCCGAG GTTTGTGGCTACAGATTACGCCTCCATTTTGATGGCTATTCAGACTGCCATGACTTTTGGGTCAATGCTAACTGCCCAGACGTTCACCCTCCTGGATGGTGTGAGAGCACAGGACACAAACTCTACACTCCAAAAG GGTATAAGGAAGAGGAGTTTTCCTGGGCCAGCTACTTGAAGCTCACCAAAGCACAAGCTGCCCCAAAAGAACTGTTTACTAGCCCCACCAAA acagagaaagactgTGGGTTCGAGGTTGGCATGAAGCTGGAAGCTgtagaccgcatgaacccctctcTCATCTGTGTGGCTACAGTAACGGATGTGGTGGGCAGCCGCTTCCTAGTTCACTTTGATAACTGGGATGACACATATGACTACTG GTGTGATGCTCGAAGTCCGTATATACACCCTGTTGGCTGGTGCCAAGAGAGAGGCCTTCCCCTCACCCCCCCACAAG ATTACCCTGAGCCGGGCAAGTTCTCCTGGGAAAGGTACCTGGAGGAGACCGGCTCTACAGCTGTGCCTGCTGAGGCCTTTAAAGTG CGACCCCCACATGGCTTCCAGGTGAATATGAAAATGGAGGCTGTGGATAAGAGGAGTCCCGGACTGATCCGGGTGGCCAGTGTGCAGGAAGTGGACACACACAGGATTAAG ATCCATTTTGATGGCTGGAGTCATGTGTATGATGAGTGGACAGACTCTGACCACCCTGACATCCACCCGGCAGGCTGGTGTGAAACCACAGGCCACCCTCTCAAACCTCCACCCTGCACCTCCAGCACCCAGCAGCCTG GCCCCAAGGAGACCACAGCTACCGGACAGCCCAGTTACACATCGGCACCCTGTAAAACTGTCCCACACTCCCGCAACACCTCCAAGTACAGCTTTCACCACAG GAAGTGTCCTACCCCTGGGTGTGACGGATCAGGCCATGTGACTGGACGGTTCACAGCGCATCACTGTATATCAGGCTGCCCACTGGCAGAGAGGAATCAGGGCAGAGTTAAAACCGACCTCTCAGATACAGAGGGGTCCAAGCGCAACCTCCTTGTCTTTGGCCAGAGGGCTAAAAAGTCACGCTACCATGGCAG aattggTCGCCCTCCAAAATATCGAAAGAATCAACAAAGAACTTATCAGA aCATGTCTACAGAGAGTATGTATCCCTCCCTGTTCATGTCGGCTTTGACAGCCAGTTCGGatcgcactctctctctttgctgggAGCAACACTGCAAGTTACTGCCTGGCGTTGCTGGAATCCATGCAAGCCAAGTAGCTACATGGACTGTAGAGGAG GTTTTCGGCTTTGTGCAGAATCTTATAGGTTGTGAGGAGCAGGCCCAGCTTTTCAAAGACGAA ATGATCGACGGCGAGGCCTTCCTTCTGCTGACTCAAACCGATATTGTGAAGATAATGAGTATCAAGCTCGGACCTGCCCTCAAGATCTACAATGCCATCCTGATGTTCAAGAGCACTGACGAAGGACTGTAG
- the srsf6a gene encoding serine and arginine rich splicing factor 6a isoform X2, with protein MPRVYIGRLSYHVREKDIQRFFSGYGKLLEVDLKNGYGFVEFEDTRDADDAVYELNGKELCGERVMVEHARGPRRDRDGYGGGGYYGGGRSGYSSRSRSGRDKYGPPVRTEYRLIVENLSSRCSWQDLKDFMRQAGEVTYADAHKERTNEGVIEFRSHSDMRRALEKLDGTDINGRKIRLVEDKPRRRRSYSGSHSRSRSRRRSRSRSRRSSHSRSNSRSHSRRHRSRSRSNHKSRSRSGRKSHSKSPSSKSRSRKSHSRSRTHKSRSRSASRKSRSRSDTRKSRSKSTSKVKSERGSRGQSKEKSTSKKSRSRSASPAENGNEERDKSASRSPSPQAEKSGSKSPERASRSRSRSKSASRSKSRSRSRSRSRSASQD; from the exons ATGCCTCGGGTTTATATCGGACGTTTGAGCTACCATGTCCGCGAAAAGGACATCCAGCGATTCTTCAGTGGATATGGGAAGCTTCTGGAGGTCGATTTGAAAAACGG GTACGGCTTTGTGGAGTTTGAGGATACACGGGATGCGGATGATGCCGTGTATGAACTCAATGGAAAGGAGCTGTGTGGCGAGAGGGTGATGGTAGAGCATGCCAGGGGACCTCGGCGAGACCGCGATGGATACGGTGGAGGGGGTTATTATGGAGGAGGCCGCA GTGGATACAGCAGCAGGAGTCGCTCTGGCAGGGATAAGTATGGGCCTCCGGTTCGCACAGAGTACCGCCTCATCGTCGAGAATCTCTCCAGCCGGTGCAGCTGGCAGGACCTGAAG GACTTCATGCGGCAGGCCGGGGAGGTGACCTATGCAGATGCCCATAAGGAGCGCACCAACGAAGGGGTCATAGAGTTCCGCTCCCACTCTGACATGCGCAGGGCTCTGGAGAAACTGGACGGTACCGACATCAACGGCAGGAAGATCCGTCTGGTTGAGGACAAGCCACGCCGGCGCCGCTCGTATTCCGGAAGTCACTCTAG GTCCCGAAGTCGCCGCCGCTCACGCAGCAGGAGCCGCAGGAGCAGCCATTCCCGAAGCAACTCAAG gtCCCATTCCCGCCGACACCGCTCCCGTTCCAGGTCCAACCATAAGTCCCGCTCCCGCTCAGGCCGCAAGTCCCACTCCAAGTCTCCCTCCAGCAAGTCCCGCTCTCGCAAGTCTCACTCGCGCTCCCGCACCCACAAGTCTCGCAGCAGGTCAGCCAGCCGCAAGTCCCGCTCCCGCTCCGACACCCGCAAGTCCCGCTCCAAGAGCACTTCCAAAGTGAAGTCTGAGCGCGGCTCCCGCGGGCAGTCCAAGGAGAAGTCCACCAGTAAGAAGTCCCGCAGCCGCTCCGCCTCGCCTGCGGAGAACGGAAACGAAGAGCGCGACAAGTCTGCCTCCCGCTCACCTTCTCCTCAGGCCGAGAAAAGCGGCTCAAAGTCTCCGGAGCGAGCCTCCCGCTCCCGCTCCCGTTCCAAATCTGCATCCCGCTCtaaatccagatccagatcccgatccagatccagatccgCCTCCCAGGACTAG
- the srsf6a gene encoding serine and arginine rich splicing factor 6a isoform X1 codes for MPRVYIGRLSYHVREKDIQRFFSGYGKLLEVDLKNGYGFVEFEDTRDADDAVYELNGKELCGERVMVEHARGPRRDRDGYGGGGYYGGGRSGYSSRSRSGRDKYGPPVRTEYRLIVENLSSRCSWQDLKDFMRQAGEVTYADAHKERTNEGVIEFRSHSDMRRALEKLDGTDINGRKIRLVEDKPRRRRSYSGSHSRSRSRRRSRSRSRRSSHSRSNSRSRSRSHSRRHRSRSRSNHKSRSRSGRKSHSKSPSSKSRSRKSHSRSRTHKSRSRSASRKSRSRSDTRKSRSKSTSKVKSERGSRGQSKEKSTSKKSRSRSASPAENGNEERDKSASRSPSPQAEKSGSKSPERASRSRSRSKSASRSKSRSRSRSRSRSASQD; via the exons ATGCCTCGGGTTTATATCGGACGTTTGAGCTACCATGTCCGCGAAAAGGACATCCAGCGATTCTTCAGTGGATATGGGAAGCTTCTGGAGGTCGATTTGAAAAACGG GTACGGCTTTGTGGAGTTTGAGGATACACGGGATGCGGATGATGCCGTGTATGAACTCAATGGAAAGGAGCTGTGTGGCGAGAGGGTGATGGTAGAGCATGCCAGGGGACCTCGGCGAGACCGCGATGGATACGGTGGAGGGGGTTATTATGGAGGAGGCCGCA GTGGATACAGCAGCAGGAGTCGCTCTGGCAGGGATAAGTATGGGCCTCCGGTTCGCACAGAGTACCGCCTCATCGTCGAGAATCTCTCCAGCCGGTGCAGCTGGCAGGACCTGAAG GACTTCATGCGGCAGGCCGGGGAGGTGACCTATGCAGATGCCCATAAGGAGCGCACCAACGAAGGGGTCATAGAGTTCCGCTCCCACTCTGACATGCGCAGGGCTCTGGAGAAACTGGACGGTACCGACATCAACGGCAGGAAGATCCGTCTGGTTGAGGACAAGCCACGCCGGCGCCGCTCGTATTCCGGAAGTCACTCTAG GTCCCGAAGTCGCCGCCGCTCACGCAGCAGGAGCCGCAGGAGCAGCCATTCCCGAAGCAACTCAAGGTCTCGCTCAAG gtCCCATTCCCGCCGACACCGCTCCCGTTCCAGGTCCAACCATAAGTCCCGCTCCCGCTCAGGCCGCAAGTCCCACTCCAAGTCTCCCTCCAGCAAGTCCCGCTCTCGCAAGTCTCACTCGCGCTCCCGCACCCACAAGTCTCGCAGCAGGTCAGCCAGCCGCAAGTCCCGCTCCCGCTCCGACACCCGCAAGTCCCGCTCCAAGAGCACTTCCAAAGTGAAGTCTGAGCGCGGCTCCCGCGGGCAGTCCAAGGAGAAGTCCACCAGTAAGAAGTCCCGCAGCCGCTCCGCCTCGCCTGCGGAGAACGGAAACGAAGAGCGCGACAAGTCTGCCTCCCGCTCACCTTCTCCTCAGGCCGAGAAAAGCGGCTCAAAGTCTCCGGAGCGAGCCTCCCGCTCCCGCTCCCGTTCCAAATCTGCATCCCGCTCtaaatccagatccagatcccgatccagatccagatccgCCTCCCAGGACTAG